One Peromyscus leucopus breed LL Stock chromosome 6, UCI_PerLeu_2.1, whole genome shotgun sequence genomic region harbors:
- the S100a11 gene encoding protein S100-A11, which yields MSKPTETERCIESLIAVFQKYSGKDGKSCTLSKTEFLSFMNTELAAFTKNQKDPGVLDRMMKKLDLNSDGQLDFQEFLNLIGGLAIACHDSFLKASQKCI from the exons ATGTCCAAACCTACAGAGACTGAGCGATGCATCGAGTCCCTGATTGCTGTTTTCCAAAAGTACAGTGGGAAGGATGGGAAAAGCTGCACACTCTCCAAAACTGAGTTCCTCAGCTTCATGAACACAGAGCTGGCCGCCTTCACCAAG AACCAGAAGGACCCGGGTGTCCTGGACCGCATGATGAAGAAGTTGGATCTTAACAGCGATGGGCAACTAGATTTCCAAGAGTTTCTCAACCTTATTGGTGGCTTGGCTATAGCATGCCATGATTCCTTCCTCAAGGCTTCCCAGAAGTGTATCTAA